GGTCTCCGTGTCGATGACGTAGTCGGCGACCGCGAGCTTCGCCTCGACGGGCGCCTGGGACTCGATCCTCGCCAGCGCCTCCTCCGGTCCGGTCCCGCCGCGGGCCAGGAGCCGTCTCACCTGCGCCTCCCGGCTGCACCGCACGACGACGAGCTTGTGGAGGGAGCGATAGACGCCCGACTCGACGAGGAGAGCGGCGTCCACCACGACCAGCGGGGAGTGGCCGACCTCGGCGTAGAGCCGGATCCGGCGATCGATGGCCTCGTTCACCTTCGGGTGCGTGATCGCATTCAGGGCCTCGAGCGCCCCGGGATCGGCGAACACGATCGCGGCCAGCGCCGACCGGCGGATCCGCCCCGCCGGGTCGAGGATCCCGCTCCCGAAGCGCTCGACCACCGGGTCGTACGCGGCGCCGCCGGGCTCCAT
The genomic region above belongs to Terriglobia bacterium and contains:
- the coaE gene encoding dephospho-CoA kinase (Dephospho-CoA kinase (CoaE) performs the final step in coenzyme A biosynthesis.), with product MEAGPRPVLRAGLTGGIASGKTTVAVFLEEMGAFRIDADRIAHALMEPGGAAYDPVVERFGSGILDPAGRIRRSALAAIVFADPGALEALNAITHPKVNEAIDRRIRLYAEVGHSPLVVVDAALLVESGVYRSLHKLVVVRCSREAQVRRLLARGGTGPEEALARIESQAPVEAKLAVADYVIDTETTLRETRREAERVYASLLADFERTFGAPGGRLLARWRSHLRASGRPRGSDEVPNRPVET